A single window of Carassius auratus strain Wakin chromosome 9, ASM336829v1, whole genome shotgun sequence DNA harbors:
- the LOC113109061 gene encoding CD48 antigen-like, whose translation MADVMFLVYFTCFCLYQDLVFCDEYGESGNQIKLNPFIHGKPEEILWTHNGNKVLEYDGKQMDTYGSFKDRVELDFETGQLTIIKLNNQDSGTYKSEIVISKKVHTSSHTLTVLDALPEPLVTCEVDETSNVKKLSCSVESQTEPSYEWSGSDVKQPGPTLVVNEQEENLNSVYTCTVKSKAGSRTTDFNLQDCATGRANPAVLVPVLIVILLLIILLAALAFYLYRRKRPQCKCHENIFNISPSKRIFS comes from the exons ATGGCAGatgttatgtttttggtttattttacatGTTTCTGTTTGTATCAAG ATTTAGTTTTCTGTGATGAATATGGCGAAAGTGGAAACCAGATCAAACTAAATCCATTCATCCATGGAAAACCTGAAGAAATACTGTGGACACATAATGGAAACAAGGTTCTGGAGTATGACGGGAAGCAGATGGACACATATGGCTCATTTAAAGACCGTGTAGAACTTGATTTTGAAACAGGACAGCTCACAATAATAAAACTTAACAACCAAGACAGTGGCACATATAAGTCTGAAATTGTGATCAGTAAGAAGGTTCATACCTCCAGTCATACTTTGACAGTTTTGG ATGCTCTGCCAGAGCCTCTGGTAACCTGTGAAGTGGACGAGACTTCAAATGTGAAAAAACTGTCCTGTTCAGTGGAATCCCAGACTGAGCCGAGCTATGAATGGAGTGGATCTGATGTAAAACAGCCAGGGCCAACACTTGTTGTTAATGAACAGGAGGAAAACCTTAACTCAGTCTATACCTGCACTGTGAAGAGTAAAGCTGGAAGCAGGACCACAGACTTTAATCTGCAAGACTGTGCCACAG GCAGAGCAAACCCTGCTGTGCTTGTTCCAGTCTTAATAGTCATATTGCTTCTCATTATTCTGCTTGCTGCGCTGGCATTTTACTTATACAGACGTAAAAGACCACAGTGTAAGTGCCATGAAAACATATTCAACATATCACCATCAAAACGCATCTTTAGTTGA